The nucleotide sequence TCGCCCGTCGAAGAAGGCGCCGGCGCCGAAGCTCATCAGAGCCTGACCCGCTGGGGTCTCATATTCTGGAGCCTGACTCGCTTGGGCGGGCAGCGAGGCCCCTCGCGCCTCGCTTCTCCAACGGCGCTCGTTGTATTTGGCCAGCCACAAGTCGCGGGATGAGCGCATGAAGGCGCGGGTCATGCCTAAATGCCGCTTTTCTTTTCAAAAAATCTGATGTTTATTCTTGCTGTTGAAACTAAGTTTCCGCTTTTGCGTGGTGTTGTGCGTAGCCATGGCGAACTGTTTCGAAGAAAGCCCGCTTTTCGAACTCCTGACCCTTGAAGCGGATGCGAGTGTTCCGCCGCCTCAACCCCCGCGCCCCACGCCGCATTACTGGGGCCATCGCGACCGTCTGCGGAAGCGTTTCCTTGAGGGTGGGGCCGCGTCGCTGCCGGATTACGAACTTCTGGAACTGGTGCTCTTCCGCGCCATTGCGCGGCGGGACGTGAAGCCGCTTGCAAAGCAACTCCTCGCGCGGTTCGGCTCGTTCGGGGAGGTGATGAACGCTCCGCGCGAGCGATTGCTCGAAGTCGAAGGCGTGACCGAGGCCGTCGTCACCGAGTTCCGCATCGTGCAGGCGGCGGCGCTGCGCACGGCGCAGGGAGAGGTGAAAAAGCGGCCGATACTGGCTTCGATGTCGACGGTTCTCGATTATCTCCGCTCGGCAATGGCGTTCGAGGATCGCGAGCAGTTCCGCATCCTGTTTCTCGACCGGCGCAACAAGCTGATCGCCGACGAGGTGCAGTCGCGCGGCACTGTCGACCATACGTCCGTTTACACGCGCGAGGTGGTGAAGCGCGCGCTCGAACTGTCGGCTTCCGCCATCATCCTCGCGCACAATCACCCGTCGGGCGATCCGACGCCATCCCGCGCCGATATCGACATGACAAGGGAAATCGCCGAGGTCGGCCAGAAGCTCGGCGTCACGGTACACGACCACATCATCCTTGGCCGCGACGGCCATCTCAGCCTGAAGTCGTTCGGC is from Rhodomicrobium lacus and encodes:
- the radC gene encoding RadC family protein, with product MANCFEESPLFELLTLEADASVPPPQPPRPTPHYWGHRDRLRKRFLEGGAASLPDYELLELVLFRAIARRDVKPLAKQLLARFGSFGEVMNAPRERLLEVEGVTEAVVTEFRIVQAAALRTAQGEVKKRPILASMSTVLDYLRSAMAFEDREQFRILFLDRRNKLIADEVQSRGTVDHTSVYTREVVKRALELSASAIILAHNHPSGDPTPSRADIDMTREIAEVGQKLGVTVHDHIILGRDGHLSLKSFGAF